A window of the Streptomyces griseochromogenes genome harbors these coding sequences:
- a CDS encoding S1 RNA-binding domain-containing protein encodes MNETTPDPLEQLRERLSARPEGEVRTGTVVGFDEQRGVRVRLDGDDPQAPRGTIPRHLLTWAAFEDPSEVVSLGERITAEVQGVDERTGEVALSARACEDEALYRHLCRTRRGDVVTGTVAAVHGFGVFVRLDGEPAHPVHPGTGFVRVPELTWSPIDHPEEVVRPGQRVTGEVIDVDTYQGEVVVSLKALQEDPWDRLALGEGDVTAGPVTKVVPFGVFVRVGEAAEGLVHESCLGGRVVLEGQEMRVRILEIDRRLRRIRLAPAF; translated from the coding sequence ATGAACGAAACGACCCCGGACCCGCTGGAACAACTGCGTGAACGCCTGTCGGCCCGCCCCGAGGGGGAGGTCAGGACCGGAACGGTCGTCGGCTTCGACGAGCAGAGGGGCGTTCGCGTACGGCTGGACGGGGACGATCCGCAGGCCCCGAGGGGGACGATCCCCCGGCACCTGCTGACGTGGGCCGCGTTCGAGGACCCCTCGGAGGTGGTCTCCCTCGGAGAGCGGATCACCGCCGAGGTGCAGGGCGTCGACGAGCGGACGGGCGAGGTCGCGCTCTCCGCCAGGGCGTGCGAGGACGAGGCGCTGTACCGCCATCTGTGCCGCACACGGCGCGGAGACGTCGTCACGGGCACGGTGGCCGCCGTGCACGGCTTCGGGGTCTTCGTCCGCCTCGACGGGGAGCCCGCACACCCCGTCCACCCGGGGACGGGTTTCGTCCGTGTCCCGGAACTGACCTGGTCGCCCATCGATCACCCCGAGGAGGTGGTCCGGCCGGGACAGCGGGTCACCGGCGAGGTGATAGACGTCGACACCTACCAGGGGGAAGTGGTCGTCTCGCTCAAGGCCCTTCAGGAGGATCCCTGGGACAGACTCGCCCTGGGCGAGGGGGACGTCACGGCGGGCCCGGTGACCAAGGTGGTCCCCTTCGGCGTGTTCGTCCGCGTCGGCGAGGCCGCGGAAGGCCTGGTGCACGAGTCCTGCCTGGGCGGACGGGTCGTCCTCGAGGGGCAGGAGATGAGGGTGCGGATCCTGGAGATCGACCGCAGGCTCCGCCGGATCCGGCTGGCGCCCGCCTTCTGA
- the metK gene encoding methionine adenosyltransferase — translation MSRRLFTSESVTEGHPDKIADQISDTILDALLREDPTSRVAVETLITTGLVHVAGEVTTKAYADIATLVRNKILEIGYDSSKKGFDGASCGVSVSIGAQSPDIAQGVDTAYENRVEGDDDELDRQGAGDQGLMFGYASDETPTLMPLPIFLAHRLSKRLSEVRKNGTIPYLRPDGKTQVTIEYDGDKAVRLDTVVVSSQHASDIDLESLLAPDIREFVVEPELKALLDDGIKLDTEGYRLLVNPTGRFEIGGPMGDAGLTGRKIIIDTYGGMARHGGGAFSGKDPSKVDRSAAYAMRWVAKNVVAAGLASRCEVQVAYAIGKAEPVGLFVETFGTNKVDNEKIEKAIDQVFDLRPAAIIRDLDLLRPIYSQTAAYGHFGRELADFTWERTDRVDALREATGL, via the coding sequence GTGTCCCGTCGCCTGTTCACCTCGGAGTCCGTGACCGAGGGTCACCCCGACAAGATCGCTGACCAGATCAGCGACACCATTCTCGACGCGCTTCTGCGCGAGGACCCGACCTCCCGGGTCGCCGTCGAAACCCTGATCACCACCGGCCTGGTGCACGTGGCCGGCGAGGTCACGACCAAGGCCTACGCGGACATCGCGACCCTGGTCCGCAACAAGATCCTGGAGATCGGCTACGACTCCTCGAAGAAGGGCTTCGACGGCGCCTCCTGCGGCGTGTCGGTCTCGATCGGCGCGCAGTCCCCGGACATCGCACAGGGTGTCGACACGGCGTACGAGAACCGTGTCGAGGGCGACGATGACGAGCTGGACCGGCAGGGCGCGGGCGACCAGGGCCTGATGTTCGGCTACGCCTCCGACGAGACGCCGACCCTGATGCCGCTGCCGATCTTCCTGGCGCACCGCCTGTCCAAGCGGCTGTCCGAGGTCCGCAAGAACGGCACCATCCCCTACCTGCGCCCGGACGGCAAGACGCAGGTCACCATCGAGTACGACGGCGACAAGGCCGTCCGCCTCGACACCGTGGTCGTCTCCTCGCAGCACGCCAGCGACATCGACCTGGAGTCGCTGCTGGCCCCCGACATCCGCGAGTTCGTCGTCGAGCCCGAGCTGAAGGCGCTCCTGGACGACGGCATCAAGCTGGACACCGAGGGCTACCGCCTGCTGGTCAACCCGACCGGCCGCTTCGAGATCGGCGGCCCGATGGGCGACGCCGGCCTGACCGGCCGCAAGATCATCATCGACACCTACGGCGGCATGGCCCGCCACGGCGGCGGCGCCTTCTCCGGCAAGGACCCGTCCAAGGTCGACCGCTCCGCCGCGTACGCGATGCGCTGGGTCGCCAAGAACGTCGTGGCGGCGGGCCTGGCCTCCCGCTGCGAGGTCCAGGTCGCCTACGCCATCGGCAAGGCCGAGCCGGTCGGTCTGTTCGTGGAGACCTTCGGCACCAACAAGGTCGACAACGAGAAGATCGAGAAGGCGATCGACCAGGTCTTCGACCTCCGTCCGGCCGCCATCATCCGCGACCTCGACCTCCTGCGCCCGATCTACTCCCAGACGGCGGCGTACGGCCACTTCGGCCGCGAGCTGGCCGACTTCACCTGGGAGCGCACGGACCGCGTGGACGCTCTGCGCGAGGCCACGGGCCTGTAA
- a CDS encoding integration host factor translates to MALPPLTPEQRAAALEKAAAARRERAEVKNRLKHSGASLHEVIKQGQENDVIGKMKVSALLESLPGVGKVRAKQIMERLGISESRRVRGLGSNQIASLEREFGSTGS, encoded by the coding sequence GTGGCTCTTCCGCCCCTTACCCCTGAACAGCGCGCAGCCGCGCTCGAAAAGGCCGCCGCGGCTCGCCGGGAGCGGGCCGAGGTCAAGAATCGACTCAAGCACTCCGGCGCCTCCCTGCACGAGGTCATCAAGCAGGGCCAGGAAAACGACGTCATCGGAAAGATGAAGGTCTCAGCCCTGCTCGAGTCGCTGCCGGGCGTGGGCAAGGTCCGCGCCAAGCAGATCATGGAGCGTCTGGGCATCTCCGAGAGCCGCCGCGTGCGCGGTCTCGGTTCCAACCAGATCGCTTCTCTGGAGCGTGAGTTCGGCAGCACCGGCTCCTGA
- the pyrF gene encoding orotidine-5'-phosphate decarboxylase, protein MTSYEPFGARLRRAMDERGPLCVGIDPHASLLAEWGLNDDVAGLERFSRTVVEAVADRVAVMKPQSAFFERFGSRGVAVLEKAVQEARAAGTLVVMDAKRGDIGSTMAGYAEAFLHPEAPLFSDALTVSPFLGYGSLSPAVALARQSGAGLFVLALTSNPEGPEVQHAVRADGRTVGATMLAHLAAENAGEEPLGSFGAVVGATVGDLSSYDLDINGPLLAPGVGAQGATPADLPRVFGAAVRNVVPNVSRGVLRHGPDVGALRSATERFAEEIRTAVSGG, encoded by the coding sequence ATGACCTCGTACGAGCCCTTCGGTGCCCGTCTGCGCCGCGCGATGGACGAGCGCGGCCCGCTGTGCGTCGGCATCGACCCGCACGCCTCCCTGCTGGCCGAGTGGGGCCTGAACGACGACGTGGCCGGTCTGGAGCGGTTCAGCCGCACGGTCGTCGAGGCGGTGGCCGACCGGGTCGCCGTGATGAAGCCGCAGAGCGCCTTCTTCGAGCGGTTCGGCTCGCGTGGCGTCGCCGTTCTGGAGAAGGCGGTCCAGGAGGCGCGGGCGGCCGGCACCCTGGTCGTGATGGACGCCAAGCGGGGCGACATCGGCTCGACCATGGCCGGGTACGCGGAGGCCTTCCTGCACCCGGAGGCCCCGCTGTTCTCCGACGCCCTGACCGTCTCGCCCTTCCTCGGCTACGGCTCGCTCAGCCCGGCCGTCGCGCTGGCCCGGCAGAGCGGCGCCGGGCTGTTCGTCCTGGCCCTGACCTCGAACCCGGAGGGCCCCGAGGTCCAGCACGCGGTCCGCGCCGACGGCCGCACCGTGGGCGCGACCATGCTGGCCCACCTGGCCGCCGAGAACGCGGGCGAGGAGCCGCTGGGCTCCTTCGGGGCGGTCGTCGGCGCCACGGTGGGCGATCTGTCGTCGTACGACCTGGACATCAACGGTCCGCTCCTCGCGCCCGGCGTCGGTGCCCAGGGGGCGACGCCGGCCGACCTTCCGAGGGTCTTCGGGGCCGCGGTGCGCAACGTCGTCCCGAACGTCAGCCGGGGTGTGCTGCGGCACGGACCCGACGTCGGGGCGCTGCGCTCGGCCACGGAGCGCTTCGCGGAGGAGATCCGGACCGCGGTTTCCGGCGGCTGA
- the coaBC gene encoding bifunctional phosphopantothenoylcysteine decarboxylase/phosphopantothenate--cysteine ligase CoaBC, giving the protein MDKPRVVLGVSGGIAAYKACELLRRLTESGHDVRVVPTSSALHFVGAATWSALSGNPVSTEVWDDVHEVPHVRIGQRADLVVVAPATADTLAKAAHGLADDLLTNTLLTARCPVVFAPAMHTEMWEHPATQENVATLRRRGAVVIEPAVGRLTGVDTGKGRLPDPVEIFEVCRRVLARGVTEPDLRGRHVVVSAGGTREPLDPVRFLGNRSSGKQGYALARTAAARGARVTLVAANTGLPDPAGVDVVHVGTAVQLREAVLKSAADADAVVMAAAVADFRPSAYAAGKIKKKDDRDPDPIVLVRNPDILAEISADRARPGQVVVGFAAETDDVLANGRAKLTRKGCDLLVVNEVGERKTFGSEENEAVVLGADGSETPVPHGPKEALADTVWDLVAARLG; this is encoded by the coding sequence GTGGACAAGCCGAGGGTCGTACTGGGGGTCAGTGGCGGGATCGCCGCGTACAAGGCCTGTGAGCTGCTGAGAAGGCTCACGGAGTCGGGCCATGACGTACGCGTGGTGCCCACCTCCTCCGCGCTGCACTTCGTCGGTGCCGCCACCTGGTCCGCCCTGTCGGGCAACCCGGTCTCCACCGAGGTCTGGGACGACGTCCACGAGGTCCCGCACGTCCGTATCGGCCAGCGGGCCGACCTGGTCGTGGTGGCTCCGGCGACCGCCGACACGCTCGCCAAGGCCGCCCACGGACTCGCCGACGACCTGCTGACCAACACGCTCCTCACCGCCCGCTGTCCGGTCGTCTTCGCGCCCGCGATGCACACCGAGATGTGGGAGCACCCCGCCACCCAGGAGAACGTGGCCACGCTGCGCCGCCGTGGCGCCGTCGTCATCGAGCCCGCCGTCGGCCGCCTCACCGGTGTCGACACCGGCAAGGGCCGGCTGCCCGACCCGGTGGAGATCTTCGAGGTCTGCCGCCGCGTGCTCGCCCGGGGCGTCACCGAGCCCGACCTTCGGGGCCGCCATGTCGTCGTCTCGGCCGGCGGCACGCGCGAGCCCCTCGACCCCGTCCGCTTCCTCGGCAACCGCTCCTCCGGCAAGCAGGGCTACGCCCTCGCCCGCACGGCCGCCGCCCGCGGTGCCCGGGTCACCCTGGTCGCGGCCAACACCGGCCTGCCGGATCCGGCCGGTGTCGATGTCGTTCACGTGGGCACCGCCGTTCAACTGCGCGAAGCGGTTCTGAAGTCCGCGGCGGACGCCGACGCGGTCGTCATGGCCGCCGCCGTGGCCGACTTCCGGCCCTCGGCATACGCGGCCGGGAAGATCAAGAAGAAGGACGACCGGGACCCCGACCCGATCGTGCTGGTACGGAATCCGGACATCCTCGCGGAGATCTCGGCCGATCGCGCCCGTCCGGGACAGGTGGTCGTCGGCTTCGCCGCCGAGACCGACGACGTCCTGGCAAACGGTCGCGCCAAGCTGACCCGCAAGGGCTGCGACCTGCTCGTGGTGAACGAGGTGGGGGAGCGCAAGACCTTCGGCTCCGAGGAGAACGAGGCCGTCGTGCTGGGCGCCGACGGCAGTGAGACTCCCGTGCCGCATGGCCCGAAGGAAGCCCTCGCCGACACCGTCTGGGACCTGGTGGCGGCCCGGCTGGGCTGA
- the fmt gene encoding methionyl-tRNA formyltransferase — protein MKLVFAGTPEVAVPALDALIASGRHEVAAVVTRPDAPAGRGRRLVASPVAERAEEAGIEVLKPLKPRDPEFLARLTEIAPDCCPVVAYGALLPRVALDIPAHGWVNLHFSLLPAWRGAAPVQHAVMAGDEITGAATFLIEEGLDSGPVYGTVTEEIRPTDTSGDLLTRLAFAGAGLLAATMDGIEEGTLKAVPQPAEGISLAPKITVEDAEVEWATPALRVDRVVRGCTPAPGAWTTFRGERLKLIQVRPVPERTDLAPGQPAVGKNSVHVGTGSYAVELLWVQAQGKKPMRAADWARGVRVAEGERLG, from the coding sequence ATGAAGCTTGTCTTCGCCGGTACCCCCGAGGTCGCCGTTCCCGCTCTGGACGCTCTGATCGCCTCCGGACGGCACGAGGTGGCCGCCGTCGTCACGCGGCCCGACGCGCCGGCCGGGCGGGGGCGCAGGCTGGTCGCGTCGCCCGTGGCCGAGCGGGCGGAGGAGGCCGGTATCGAGGTGCTCAAGCCCCTCAAGCCGCGCGACCCGGAGTTCCTGGCGCGGCTGACGGAGATCGCCCCGGACTGCTGCCCCGTGGTCGCCTACGGCGCCCTGCTGCCCCGGGTGGCCCTGGACATCCCCGCGCACGGCTGGGTCAACCTGCACTTCTCGCTGCTGCCCGCCTGGCGCGGGGCCGCGCCCGTGCAGCACGCCGTCATGGCGGGCGACGAGATCACGGGCGCCGCCACCTTCCTCATCGAGGAGGGGCTCGACTCCGGGCCCGTCTACGGCACCGTCACCGAGGAGATCCGCCCCACCGACACCAGCGGCGACCTGCTCACCCGGCTCGCCTTCGCCGGTGCCGGACTGCTCGCCGCGACCATGGACGGCATCGAGGAAGGCACCCTGAAGGCCGTACCGCAACCGGCCGAGGGCATCAGCCTCGCGCCGAAGATCACCGTCGAGGACGCCGAGGTCGAGTGGGCGACGCCCGCGCTGCGGGTCGACCGGGTCGTGCGCGGGTGCACGCCCGCCCCGGGGGCCTGGACCACCTTCCGTGGTGAGCGGCTGAAGCTGATCCAGGTGCGGCCGGTGCCCGAGCGGACCGACCTCGCGCCCGGGCAGCCGGCGGTCGGCAAGAACAGCGTGCACGTCGGCACCGGGTCGTACGCCGTCGAGCTGCTGTGGGTGCAGGCGCAGGGCAAGAAGCCGATGCGGGCCGCCGACTGGGCACGCGGGGTGCGTGTCGCGGAGGGCGAGCGGCTGGGCTGA
- a CDS encoding quinone-dependent dihydroorotate dehydrogenase, whose amino-acid sequence MYHLFFRLVFRRMDAEQAHHLAFRWIRRAVRIPVLRTFVAAALAPRYKELRTEAFGLRMHGPFGLAAGFDKNAVAIDGMSMLGFDHVEIGTVTGEAQPGNPRKRLFRLVADRALINRMGFNNDGSLTVAARLAAREPVFRTVVGVNIGKTKVVPEAEAVGDYVKSAERLAPYADYLVVNVSSPNTPGLRNLQATEALRPLLTAVREAADRTVANRRVPLLVKIAPDLADEDVDAVADLAVELGLDGIIATNTTIAREGLGLRSDPALVKETGGLSGAPLKARSLEVLRRLYARVGDRITLVGVGGIETAEDAWQRILAGATLVQGYSAFIYEGPFWSRAIHKGLAARLRTSPYATLADAVGADVRKSV is encoded by the coding sequence ATGTATCACCTCTTCTTCCGCCTGGTCTTCCGGCGGATGGACGCCGAGCAGGCCCACCACCTGGCCTTCCGCTGGATCCGCCGCGCCGTCCGCATCCCCGTGCTGCGTACCTTCGTCGCGGCCGCCCTCGCGCCCCGCTACAAGGAGCTGCGCACCGAGGCCTTCGGGCTGCGCATGCACGGCCCCTTCGGGCTCGCCGCGGGCTTCGACAAGAACGCCGTGGCCATCGACGGCATGTCGATGCTGGGCTTCGACCACGTCGAGATCGGCACGGTCACCGGTGAGGCCCAGCCCGGCAACCCCAGGAAGCGGCTGTTCCGGCTCGTCGCGGACCGGGCGCTGATCAACCGCATGGGCTTCAACAACGACGGGTCCCTCACGGTCGCCGCGCGCCTCGCCGCCCGCGAACCCGTCTTCAGGACCGTCGTCGGCGTCAACATCGGCAAGACCAAGGTCGTCCCGGAGGCGGAGGCCGTCGGCGACTACGTGAAGTCCGCCGAGCGGCTCGCGCCGTACGCCGACTACCTGGTCGTGAACGTCTCCTCGCCGAACACGCCGGGCCTGCGCAACCTGCAGGCCACCGAGGCGCTGCGCCCGCTCCTCACCGCCGTCCGCGAGGCCGCGGACCGTACGGTGGCGAACCGGCGCGTCCCGCTCCTGGTGAAGATCGCCCCCGACCTCGCGGACGAGGACGTCGACGCGGTCGCCGACCTGGCCGTGGAGCTGGGCCTGGACGGCATCATCGCCACCAACACGACCATCGCCCGCGAGGGCCTCGGTCTGAGGTCCGACCCCGCGCTGGTGAAGGAGACCGGCGGGCTCTCCGGCGCGCCCCTGAAGGCGCGCTCCCTGGAGGTCCTGCGCCGCCTGTACGCGCGCGTGGGCGACCGGATCACCCTGGTGGGCGTCGGCGGCATCGAGACCGCCGAGGACGCCTGGCAGCGCATCCTGGCCGGCGCCACGCTGGTCCAGGGGTACAGCGCCTTCATCTACGAGGGGCCCTTCTGGTCCCGCGCGATCCACAAGGGCCTCGCCGCGCGCCTGCGCACCAGCCCGTACGCCACCCTCGCCGACGCGGTCGGCGCCGACGTGAGGAAGTCAGTGTGA
- a CDS encoding primosomal protein N' produces the protein MSSENGPSRPDGDGGAEGAPPEQLALIRETVRGAKVPRAKPRTWRGAALAKERPVARVLVDKGVLHLDRYFDYAVPEELDAEAQPGVRVRVRFGAGRHRVREGRREGGGLIDGFLVERRDESDYVGPLAALAQVVSPEPVLSEELLGLARAVADRYAGSLADVLQLAVPPRSARAERRPSPEPLPPPAAPGTGSWARYERGGAFLESLASGGAPRAVWNALPGPLWSEELARAVAATLASGRGALVVVPDGRAATRVDAALTALLGEGRHVLLTADAGPEKRYAQWLAVRRGAVQAVVGTRAAMFAPVRDLGLVAIWDDGDDSHSEQHAPQPHARDVLLLRAALDKCAFLSGGWSCTVEAAQLVESGWARPLVAGREQVRRSVPLVRTVGDDDLARDEAARAARLPTLAWQAVREGLRHGPVLVQVPRRGYVPRLACAQCRAPARCRHCAGPLQAQAEGALACDWCGRAESAWHCPECGGFRLRAQVVGARRTAEELGRAFPSVPVRTSGREHVLDTVPGTPALVVSTPGAEPVAEGGYAAALLLDGWAMLGRPDLRAGEDALRRWIAAGALVRPQGDRGTVVVVAEPTLRPVQALVRWDPVGHAVRELAERAELGFPPVSRMAAVSGTPTAVAEFLGAVELPPDAEVLGPVPLPPTLPGRARRPGAPPPGEDWERALVRVPPGSGAALAAALKTAQAARMARGSGEPVRVRIDPPDIG, from the coding sequence GTGAGCAGCGAGAACGGGCCGTCCCGGCCGGACGGGGACGGCGGGGCCGAAGGAGCCCCGCCGGAGCAGCTCGCGCTCATACGGGAGACGGTGCGCGGGGCCAAGGTGCCCCGGGCCAAGCCACGCACATGGCGGGGCGCCGCCCTGGCCAAGGAGCGGCCCGTCGCGCGCGTGCTCGTGGACAAGGGCGTGCTCCACCTCGACCGGTACTTCGACTACGCCGTGCCCGAGGAGCTGGACGCCGAGGCGCAGCCCGGAGTCAGGGTGCGGGTGCGGTTCGGGGCCGGTCGGCACCGGGTGCGAGAGGGACGCCGCGAGGGCGGCGGGCTCATCGACGGCTTCCTCGTCGAGCGGCGGGACGAGTCCGACTACGTGGGGCCGCTGGCCGCTCTCGCCCAGGTCGTGTCGCCCGAGCCCGTGCTGAGCGAGGAGCTGCTCGGGCTCGCGCGGGCCGTGGCCGACCGGTATGCGGGCAGCCTCGCCGACGTGCTCCAGCTGGCCGTGCCGCCGCGCAGCGCCCGGGCCGAGCGGCGGCCCTCGCCCGAGCCCCTGCCGCCGCCGGCCGCGCCCGGCACCGGGTCCTGGGCGCGGTACGAGCGCGGAGGCGCCTTCCTCGAATCACTGGCCTCCGGAGGCGCTCCCAGAGCGGTGTGGAACGCCCTGCCGGGGCCGCTGTGGAGCGAGGAGCTGGCCCGGGCCGTCGCCGCGACGCTCGCCTCGGGACGCGGCGCGCTCGTCGTCGTACCGGACGGGCGGGCCGCCACGCGGGTCGACGCCGCGCTCACGGCGCTGCTCGGCGAGGGCCGCCATGTGCTGCTCACCGCAGACGCCGGGCCCGAGAAGCGGTACGCACAGTGGCTCGCGGTGCGGCGGGGAGCCGTACAGGCCGTGGTCGGAACGCGGGCGGCCATGTTCGCACCCGTGCGGGACCTGGGGCTCGTCGCCATCTGGGACGACGGGGACGACAGCCACAGCGAGCAGCACGCCCCTCAGCCGCACGCACGCGATGTGCTGCTGCTGCGCGCCGCCCTCGACAAGTGCGCCTTCCTGTCGGGCGGTTGGAGCTGCACCGTCGAGGCCGCGCAGCTCGTGGAGAGCGGCTGGGCGCGGCCCCTGGTCGCCGGGCGGGAGCAGGTACGGCGGTCCGTACCCCTGGTGCGGACCGTGGGCGACGACGACCTGGCGCGAGACGAGGCCGCCCGGGCCGCCCGGCTGCCCACCCTCGCCTGGCAGGCGGTCCGCGAGGGGCTGCGGCACGGACCGGTGCTGGTCCAGGTGCCCAGGCGCGGCTATGTGCCGCGCCTGGCGTGCGCGCAGTGCCGGGCGCCCGCGCGCTGCCGGCACTGCGCCGGACCGCTGCAGGCACAGGCCGAGGGCGCGCTCGCGTGCGACTGGTGCGGGCGTGCGGAGAGCGCCTGGCACTGCCCGGAGTGCGGGGGCTTCCGGCTGCGGGCCCAGGTCGTCGGCGCGCGCCGGACCGCCGAGGAGCTGGGGCGGGCCTTTCCCTCCGTGCCGGTGCGCACCTCGGGGCGCGAGCATGTGCTGGACACGGTCCCGGGCACGCCCGCGCTGGTCGTGAGCACCCCGGGAGCCGAGCCGGTCGCCGAGGGCGGCTATGCGGCCGCCCTGCTGCTGGACGGCTGGGCCATGCTCGGGCGGCCCGACCTGCGGGCCGGCGAGGACGCGCTGCGCCGGTGGATCGCGGCCGGGGCGCTGGTGCGGCCGCAGGGGGACCGCGGGACCGTGGTCGTCGTGGCCGAGCCGACCCTCAGGCCCGTACAGGCGCTCGTGCGATGGGACCCCGTGGGGCACGCCGTGCGCGAGCTGGCCGAGCGGGCCGAACTGGGCTTCCCGCCGGTGTCGCGGATGGCGGCCGTGTCCGGGACGCCGACGGCCGTGGCCGAGTTCCTGGGAGCGGTCGAACTGCCGCCGGACGCCGAGGTGCTGGGCCCTGTGCCGCTGCCGCCCACGCTGCCCGGCCGGGCGCGCAGGCCCGGCGCGCCGCCTCCCGGGGAAGACTGGGAGCGGGCGCTCGTCCGGGTGCCGCCGGGAAGCGGGGCCGCGCTCGCCGCCGCGCTGAAGACGGCTCAGGCCGCGCGGATGGCGCGGGGGAGCGGGGAGCCCGTGCGGGTGCGGATCGATCCGCCGGACATCGGCTGA
- the rpoZ gene encoding DNA-directed RNA polymerase subunit omega gives MSSSITAPEGIINPPIDELLEATDSKYSLVIYAAKRARQINAYYSQLGEGLLEYVGPLVDTHVHEKPLSIALREINAGLLTSEAVEGPAQ, from the coding sequence GTGTCCTCTTCCATCACCGCGCCCGAGGGCATCATCAACCCGCCGATCGACGAGTTGCTTGAGGCCACCGACTCGAAGTACAGCCTCGTGATCTACGCCGCCAAGCGGGCCCGTCAGATCAACGCGTACTACTCGCAGCTCGGCGAGGGCCTCCTCGAGTACGTCGGCCCGCTCGTCGACACCCACGTGCACGAGAAGCCGCTCTCGATCGCCCTGCGTGAGATCAACGCCGGTCTGCTGACCTCCGAGGCCGTCGAGGGCCCGGCGCAGTAG
- the gmk gene encoding guanylate kinase, giving the protein MSERPRLTVLSGPSGVGKSTVVAHMRKEHPEVWLSVSATTRKPRPGEQHGVQYFFVTDEEMDKLIANGELLEWAEFAGNRYGTPRTAVLERLEKGEPVLLEIDLQGARQVRESMSDAQLVFLAPPSWEELVRRLTGRGTEPPEVIERRLEAARTELAAEPEFDVTLVNTSVKDVASELLALMDIV; this is encoded by the coding sequence ATGAGTGAACGTCCGCGGCTGACCGTGCTCTCCGGCCCCTCGGGGGTCGGCAAGAGCACGGTCGTCGCCCATATGCGCAAGGAACACCCCGAGGTCTGGCTCTCGGTGTCGGCCACCACCCGTAAGCCGCGCCCCGGCGAGCAGCACGGAGTCCAGTACTTCTTCGTCACCGACGAGGAGATGGACAAGCTGATCGCCAATGGCGAGCTGCTGGAGTGGGCCGAGTTCGCCGGCAACCGTTACGGCACGCCCCGCACGGCCGTGCTGGAACGGCTGGAGAAGGGCGAGCCCGTGCTGCTGGAGATCGACCTCCAGGGCGCCCGGCAGGTCCGCGAGTCGATGTCCGACGCGCAGCTGGTGTTCCTCGCTCCGCCCTCCTGGGAGGAGCTGGTGCGCAGGCTCACCGGCCGGGGGACCGAGCCGCCCGAGGTCATCGAGCGTCGCCTGGAGGCGGCCAGGACCGAGCTGGCGGCCGAGCCGGAGTTCGACGTGACCTTGGTCAACACCTCCGTCAAGGACGTGGCGAGCGAGCTGCTAGCCTTGATGGACATTGTGTGA